TGCTAAGGGCGAAGGAGTGGATCGTCATCTTTCCGGAAGGCACCTACTTCAGAGACAGGGTGGGCGCTGGCAAAAGCAGGCTCCTTCAAATGATCCTGAGACACCAGGCCCAATTGAATCGCCCCATCCCCTTTGTGCCGGTGGGGATCCGGTATGGAGAGAAAATCGGATGGAGGAAGCGGGTGGAGATCTCTGTCGGAGCCCCTCTGTTTGCAGAGAAGGAATCTGAGGCGATCTTCTTGACCGAACGAGTGATGGAGGAGATCAGCCGGTTGTGCCAATTACCCAAAGGGAGATAAGGAGGTTCTATGCCGAGGCGAGAAAGGGATCGGGAACTGGCCAGGAGGAGAAAACGCCGGGAGAAGCGCAGGAAGCTGAGGGCCAAAGGACTGTTGCCTCCTGCTGTCCCCAACGTGAGCGAACCGGCAAAGAAGGGGGCGGGCAAGAGGTCCGAAAAGGCCCCCGGGAAGGAGGCCCCTAAACCTACAGAGCCCTCTTCTCCAGAAGGCTAATCGACCCTGGGAAGAGATCGCCGGGGAGGGCCCTACGCAATTGCGCGGAAGACGGATCTCCTCGGACCCCCCCTTTTCCCCCTTCGGATCTCCTACGGCCTGGATTTCATCGGAATGAAGTACCAGGTCCCTCGCCGCATCTGCCGGATCTCTCGGAGGAGCTGATCGAGATCCTCTTTCCGATTGACAAAGTCGATCTCGCTCGTATCGACGACCAGGAGGGGGCTCCGGTCGTAGTGGAAGAAGTAATAATTGTAAGCCTCCGTCAGGGATCGAAGGTAGTCGAAGTCCACCTCCTTCTCGTAGGCGATGTTTCGGGATCGGATCCTCTGATGGAGGACCTCGGGCTTCGCCTGGAGGAAGATCACCAAGTCCGGATCGGGGATCTGCCCTTTGAGGAGGCAATAGACCTGTTCGTAGAGGGCCAGCTCCTGGTCGTCCAAGTTCAAGGAGGCGAAGATCCGGTCTTTGGCAAAGAGATAGTCGCTCAGGGTCACTTGATTGAAGAGGTCGAGCTGGGCGATCTCCCGTTGCTGCTGGAACCGGTTGAGGAGGAAGAAGAGCTGCGTTTGAAAGGCATACTTCCTCCGGTCCTGGTAAAAGAGAGGGAGGAAGGGATTCTCCTCGGGCCTTTCGAGGATGAGGCGGGCATTGAACTCTTTGGCGAGCAACCGGGCCAGGCTCGTCTTGCCGACGCCGATCGGTCCTTCGATGACGATATACTGAAACATGCTCGTCCGAGGCCCAGGGCTATGGCATTCGGAATCTCTTTCCGGGGAGACGGACGGTCATGACCGGACAGGGCGATTTCCGAACCACCTTCTCGGCCGTGCTTCCGAAAAAGACGTGATCCAATCCCGTGCGACCGTGGGTTCCCATCACGATGAGGTCGGCCGATTCCTTCTTGGCCACCCGGATGATCTCGATGAAGGCCTCCCCCTCCTGAATGAGGATCTTCACGTTCTTGAAGGTTCCCATCTTCTTCAGGTAGTGCTCCTTGAGGAGGTCGTCCATCTCCTGTTTGCGGGACCGTTTCAACTCCTCGAGTTTCTCCGGAGGAAGGTAGATCGACAGTTGCTCCGGATGCACGGGGGGCGGGGTGACGTGGAGGATCAGCAGGGAGGCCTTGTAGGTCTTGGCCAGGTCGAGGGCG
The sequence above is a segment of the Thermodesulfobacteriota bacterium genome. Coding sequences within it:
- a CDS encoding 1-acyl-sn-glycerol-3-phosphate acyltransferase: MTKSVARLVLSLFYRIETVIQGVLPEEGPVILLPKHQYWVDIPLVGLVFETPLYFVAKKELFRLPLVRQYLSSGGGIPVDRERTIRTLRSFKRLLALLRAKEWIVIFPEGTYFRDRVGAGKSRLLQMILRHQAQLNRPIPFVPVGIRYGEKIGWRKRVEISVGAPLFAEKESEAIFLTERVMEEISRLCQLPKGR
- a CDS encoding deoxynucleoside kinase, which translates into the protein MFQYIVIEGPIGVGKTSLARLLAKEFNARLILERPEENPFLPLFYQDRRKYAFQTQLFFLLNRFQQQREIAQLDLFNQVTLSDYLFAKDRIFASLNLDDQELALYEQVYCLLKGQIPDPDLVIFLQAKPEVLHQRIRSRNIAYEKEVDFDYLRSLTEAYNYYFFHYDRSPLLVVDTSEIDFVNRKEDLDQLLREIRQMRRGTWYFIPMKSRP
- a CDS encoding universal stress protein; this translates as MFKKILFCTDFSEDSHYAFRYALDLAKTYKASLLILHVTPPPVHPEQLSIYLPPEKLEELKRSRKQEMDDLLKEHYLKKMGTFKNVKILIQEGEAFIEIIRVAKKESADLIVMGTHGRTGLDHVFFGSTAEKVVRKSPCPVMTVRLPGKRFRMP